Proteins from a genomic interval of Candidatus Binatia bacterium:
- a CDS encoding O-antigen ligase family protein yields MTTATLSRGPGRLALGAVLIGVAAGFACLPREAAVVAALAWGMTLLWFLPREMNVMLPLLLLLSVPADYIAGLDGPAHGFFVLGATLTLCLAAGLRSGFASPSLDDWDLYALIAVLCGATLLHASNGELRGVLFWIGAGLFLWWLRAEERGASDVRGQVVHALLFAGALGGLIAIIDRAHLFDAARLIPGYEPHELEFSLESGSRAAALSGHPLRFGSLAMLSSIFALAYATDEQVVGGRKRLYVGLLFLSLAGLVLSGARGSWLGAAIALVSFLLLRFRSGSWRAAERVLVYVAGAAILVWASGLFRLIQSRLFGAAFHPGSINQRVLVVEGIRYVWTQVPLFGVGFGGAAEMGMRMGLRLLNLENEYLRFFFTAGFAGPIALLLVGIRRMRAAASRLSSAPVRTGTLCALPAILVNVGTYNLFSWSMGPPLLAALAFLAMPTTSSGANHAAMARSSH; encoded by the coding sequence GGGAATGACGCTCCTCTGGTTCCTGCCGCGAGAAATGAATGTCATGCTTCCGCTCCTCCTTCTGCTCTCTGTTCCTGCCGATTACATTGCCGGGCTCGATGGCCCCGCCCATGGTTTCTTTGTCCTTGGCGCCACGTTGACCCTGTGCCTGGCCGCGGGTCTGAGGTCGGGATTCGCGTCGCCGTCGCTCGATGACTGGGATCTGTACGCGCTGATCGCGGTGCTCTGTGGTGCGACCTTGCTCCACGCTTCAAACGGCGAGCTGCGAGGGGTCCTTTTTTGGATCGGCGCAGGTCTCTTCCTCTGGTGGCTGAGGGCCGAGGAGCGCGGAGCCTCGGATGTTCGTGGCCAGGTCGTTCACGCTCTGCTGTTCGCGGGTGCGCTGGGCGGCCTCATCGCGATCATCGACCGAGCGCACCTGTTCGATGCGGCCCGGTTGATTCCAGGGTACGAACCGCATGAGCTGGAGTTCTCGCTCGAGAGCGGCTCGCGCGCGGCTGCTCTCAGCGGCCATCCCCTCCGCTTTGGAAGTCTCGCAATGCTTTCTTCCATATTTGCGCTGGCGTACGCCACCGACGAGCAAGTAGTCGGTGGGCGTAAGCGGCTCTATGTGGGTCTTCTGTTCCTTTCCCTGGCCGGCCTGGTCTTGTCGGGCGCCCGAGGATCGTGGCTTGGCGCGGCCATCGCCTTGGTTTCGTTTCTCCTCCTTCGGTTCCGGTCAGGGAGTTGGAGAGCTGCCGAAAGAGTCCTGGTCTACGTGGCGGGAGCGGCGATTCTCGTGTGGGCGAGCGGCTTGTTCCGGCTGATCCAGTCGCGGCTATTCGGCGCGGCGTTCCACCCCGGCTCGATCAACCAGCGGGTGCTCGTCGTCGAGGGAATCCGCTATGTGTGGACCCAGGTGCCTCTGTTCGGCGTTGGGTTCGGCGGTGCGGCGGAAATGGGCATGAGAATGGGCCTGAGACTCCTGAACCTCGAGAATGAATACCTCCGCTTCTTCTTCACGGCTGGATTTGCCGGGCCGATCGCCCTTCTCCTCGTCGGAATCAGGAGGATGCGCGCTGCGGCCAGCCGCCTCTCGAGCGCTCCCGTCCGTACCGGGACGCTCTGCGCCCTTCCAGCCATCCTGGTCAATGTCGGCACGTACAACCTGTTCTCATGGTCGATGGGGCCACCTCTTCTGGCGGCGCTTGCGTTCCTGGCGATGCCCACGACGTCGTCTGGAGCGAACCACGCTGCCATGGCGAGGAGCTCTCACTGA